A segment of the Triticum urartu cultivar G1812 chromosome 1, Tu2.1, whole genome shotgun sequence genome:
ATCAGAAGCACCCAACAAGTCCATGATGTCCATCATTGCACACTTGTCATGTTCTGATCAATGTACTACTACTCTGAACCTGTTCTTCACTCCGAAGCGGCATGCAGGCCCCCATGCTCTGCACCCCCCACACAGAACCAATCTCTCTGCCTTGGGCCTTGGCGATGCGACGTCCTGGAGCTGGAAGCGAAGGAAATGCGTACAAGAGGATCAGACAGGCGGTCGGGGCCGTGTTGGCAGCTACAGTTGGCACTCTGAATCCTGGCGTGCCGGCACGGCGGCAGGCCCGGCGACGCACGGCCGCTTTGCCCCAAAACGGCACGGCCCTTAACTCCGGCCACGGGCCCCCCGGAAGCGTGGGAGGATAAAAGGCGCGCAGGGGTTGCAGGTTGCAGTTTTGGAGCACTGTAGCTACCCGTCCTCGCGAAATCGGACGCTATCACCCCTCGGTGTATCTTGTACCCGCGCCAAAGCATGGCCCCCCTGTGCCTGCGTACGTATCATCATCAAAGTTTTTACCGCACGCCCACGATCGAGAGCGGAGTGAATTCTCGCTGCACGCTTTGATCTCTTGCAGCTTGCAGGGGGGCAGTGAGCCTGACGGATGTGGGAGTGAATTTCTGGCCATTTTTCACGGTTTTGGTTGCGAGGAGAGAAAGCTCTCCAGCTTTTACTGGGCGCACGCGTGTCACCCGTCCCGTCCAACTGTGTACCCGAACCCCACCTACAATCTACAAAGTGCGCGCTCTCGTGTGCCATTTCGGCCGCTGCGCAGCGGTTCCCCAGGCTAGCTACCACCTACTGGCTGATCGCAAACACCTTTGCTTGGTTCCGTCTGACCGTCTGCCTGCGGTCGATGattggcggggcggggcggcaGCGGCATGACGGTGCGGTGGCGCGGCCGCGACGCAGGTTTGAAGCCGCTGGTggcgaggaggagggaggggaggcCACGATGGCGAGCGCGGGGTGCATGTGCCGGTCGTGCGCGGCGGTGGCCGTGGCGGACTGCGTGGCGCTGGCGTGCTGCCCCTGCGCGGTCGTCAGCCTGCTCGGCCTGGCGCTCGTCAGGGCGCCCCTCGCCGTCGGCAGGCTGGTGATCAGGgccaggcggaggcggcgggcgcTGCTGCGCGGCAAGCGGGTGCGCGACGTGGCCGCCGCCGCGGCTCTCCCGGCGCCGGGCGACGACGACCGCGAGAAGGGCGCGGTGAAGgagggcggcgtcggcggcgtgCAGACCACGGCGACGAGTACGGGCGGCGAGGTGGGAGTCGGCGATGATCACGAGGCGGAGCTGGCGTGGCTGGAGGAGATGTACCGGACGGGGCGCTGGGGCTTCGGCCGCGTCTCCTTCTCGGCCAAAACCCCGTGAGCCGCGCGCGCCGCCCGATCCAGCGCCTGCATGTCAGCCGGCCGGCGCGTGCACGGCGGCGGGTCAACTTCAGAGGTCTTGTCGTAGCGCAGTAGTAGTGACTAGTGAGTACGTACGATCAGCCGGGTGCATGCACCGGGCCGGCGTGGAGTGAGATGCGCGTCGCGGTCTTTTCTCGCGCACGTTCGAATCTCGATTTTATTCAGAGCTGATTAGAATTGACATGTTCCCTTCATTTGCCTACTGATTAGAAGCGTGCGAATCTGAACTGCGAGCACGTGTTGGCTTCGTTTATCATGGAATCGACATCACGTTCCATATCTATACTTCTTACATCTTCCTTTGGCCTTTTGCCAATCTATACTTCTCGTTTTATTTCCacttgttttttttcttttttgctacCAGTTATGGTTCTCTTACTTTCTATCTGGAGAAAAAGTATTGATATGGTCCTTCGCGAAAATAGAAAAAGGAAATGTTGATGATAACTCGTAAAAGGAAGAATACAAATTGCTTTGTTTTTGCTAAATTTATACATCTAACGTTAGGTTTTAAGCAATTCGGAGCGAACGCCGCGTTGGCCGTCAGATGGAGCACACGTCTAAATGTGTTATAAATATTGCACATCAAAGTCCCAAGTCATTAATCGTACACGGAGATTCGTGTGGATATTttcttttttccttcttctttttcttcttacGCTTGATTAAATGACTTGGATGTGTAATAAGTAGAAAACCCTTACTTAATTCCTCTTATCCTATTGGGACTTTCCCCACTCGCCCATTCACTCAACCCACTGTCACCCGACTGGTCGCCACTCCGACCCAGCCTGGCTGCCGCCACCGGCGGGCATCCGTCATGGCCTCCCCCTACTCCCCTTCTCCTAGCCAGATTGATCAATGGCATTCTTTTTAGGGCAAAATTATCTCTGTAACATGGCAAGTTTGAAAAAAAGATATTGATCACACGGTGAACTAACAAACATTATGTTTCCAAAACACATGGTAATTTGAAGTATGTAATTGCCAGACGACATTTTTACGATTACAATTGTCTCATGTGTCCACGGCTAATTCCTAAATTTGTGATCCTTTCAAAGGATAAAGTCCCTAATATTGTGATCTTTTTTTAAAGAACACGATTTGTAAATCTGCCTTGTCCCAGTACAAACATTCAAAAGTTGAAATGTTTTAAAAAACAATTTTCTTATTTCTTTCATGTGCAATTTTATTATAGGTACCATGGCAAATTCACTAATTATACCATGACAACTTTTCCAATTAAACTATGGCAGTTTTGTGGCAACTACCATGGCAGTTTTACTATTTACATCATGACAATTTTATCAATTAGACTATGTCAGTTTACTATTTACATCATGACAACTTTATTAATTAAATAATGGAAAATTGTATTGTCTTATAAACCTTTTTCTCCTATATATATGGTAATTCTAGATATGTCGTAGCTTACCCATTTTATAGAAGGATGAATCATGCCATCTTTTAGGGGTTATGTATAGTACACTTGAACTGTTCAAAAATATATTCTAGTGTTAGTGTCAGAGCATGGCAAACTTTTTGTGTGTAGCAATACATATAAATTTGTTGTTCTATTCTTTGTGTTTTTTCGCATTTTGCCATGTCACCATAGACCATGTTTTATCGTGCCAGCAAATTTCAGCGTATGCTTCTGTATCGTGCTATGACAAATTTGTTTTATACACTATGTCAAATGTATTTTTGTCTGTATTACTTTATCTGTATCCTGAATTATCTATTTTTTGTTGatggcaattttattttttttgaaaaacagCTAATTGGCCAACCCCTTTTTCCTCACGTGATCCCTATTTTCCGGGCCAGCTTGGTCACGTTAAAAACTCCCTGCAGCGATGTCTGAGGGGTCAATATTGGTTCCATCGTTCTTACCCTCCCAGCGTGAACCAATCGTTCTTGCCCGTAACAGCGAAGGCAGACTACTAGTGTCGCGGTGCACTGGCTACCAAGGGGTGGATGATTCCCTAACAGTGGAGATTTTGGCTTGCAGAGATGCTACCTTGCTTGCGAGGGAGAAGCACTATCAGAATGTGATAGTCGAGA
Coding sequences within it:
- the LOC125539394 gene encoding uncharacterized protein LOC125539394; this encodes MIGGAGRQRHDGAVARPRRRFEAAGGEEEGGEATMASAGCMCRSCAAVAVADCVALACCPCAVVSLLGLALVRAPLAVGRLVIRARRRRRALLRGKRVRDVAAAAALPAPGDDDREKGAVKEGGVGGVQTTATSTGGEVGVGDDHEAELAWLEEMYRTGRWGFGRVSFSAKTP